Within the Mucilaginibacter sp. CSA2-8R genome, the region ATCGCCAGCCAAATTACCACGTTTAAAAATGAACAAACTCTGCATACTTTTCCTCCTATATACTTCTTTAACTGCTAAAGCATCGGCCGGCAATATAGAGCCCGACAGCTTAGGCAAAGCACCCGTACCTAAAGAAATTCAGGACCCCGAATGTTTGGGAATCAATAAGGAGCCTGCCCACGCTACGCTGATGCCATATGCCAGTTTAAAAGAGGCGCTGAAGGCCAACCGCCATGCTTCATCTTTTGCTCGGTCACTTAATGGTAAATGGAAATTTAATTGGGTATCGTGGCCGCAAAGCCGGCCCGAAGATTTTTACAAACCGGATTACGATGTATCTAAATGGAAGGATATCGAAGTGCCGTCTAATTGGCAGATTAAAGGATACGGTACACCGTTTTACCGCAATATAGGCTATACCTTTCAAAAGGATTTTCCGCGGGTGATGAGCGCACCACCTAAAACCTATACGGCCTATACAGACCGTAATCCGGTAGGAAGTTACCGCCGTAATTTTACCGTACCGGCCAATTGGAAAGGCGGACGCTTATTTATCACTTTCGACGGTGTAGATGCCGGTTTCTTTTTATGGATAAACGGCCAAAAAGTAGGTTACAGCGTAAATAGCCGTAATGCCGCCGAGTTTGATATTACTAAATACGTTAAAGCAGGCGAGAATACGATTGCGGCAGAGGTATACCAGTATACCACAGGCAGCTATCTGGAAGACCAGGATATGTGGCGGCTAAGCGGCATATTTCGTAATGTTACATTATGGCGCGCGCCAGAGCAGCATATCCGCGACTACTTCATCAAAACCGATTTAGATAAAAATTATAAAAACGGCGTTGCCCAAATTACCGCCAAAGTGATTAGGTATGCCGGCGTAGCTACAGGTAAGCAAAAATTAACGGCCACCATTTATCAGGGCGATAAAATGGTGGCTACGGCCCTAGTTGCCGTAAGCCCGCTGGCACCGGGCAAAGAAGCTGCCGTTAAACTTTCAATACCTATTACTAATCCTGCCAAGTGGACGGCCGAGACCCCTAATCTGTATACTGTAGTATTGAAGCTAAACGGAGCAATAGGCGAAACAGAACTGTTATCTCAACAAACGGGTTTTCGTAAGATTGAGATTAAAGGCCGCGTGTTTATGGTAAACGGTGTGCCTATCAAATTAAAAGGCGTTAACCGGCACGAGAACTGGCCCGAAGATGGCCATGCCATTACCGAGGCGCAAATGATTAAAGACATTGAGGTTATTAAACAAGGCAATTGCAATCACGTACGTACCTGCCATTACTCTGATGATCCGCGCTGGTACGAGCTATGCGACCAGTACGGGCTTTACCTCGTAGCCGAAGCCAACGTAGAGTGCCACGGCCTGCGCGACCGGTTTAACGAAGAGCCAACCATGAAAGGCGCCATTGTTGACCGCAACGTGGCCAACGTGCAAAGTTTTAAAAACCATCCATCGGTAATTATCTGGTCGCTGGGCAATGAGTGCGGCAGTGGTGGCAGTAACTTTAGGTATGCCTTGCAGGCCATCAACAAAATAGATGGTACCCGCCCAACTCATTACGAAGGTTTTGGGGTGGGGGCTAACAACCCGGCCAGTATTGATAGTAAAATGTATTCGCCTATTTTGCCGTATGAAAATCCGACGCCTAAACAGAAATTATTATCCTCAGTAGAGTTAACCGCTACAGATAAAAGCCTGACCAAGCCGTTTTACTTGTGCGAGTTTGCGCACGCCATGTTTAACTCTATGGGATCGCTTAAAGAATATGCAGATCTTTTTGATAAATATCCAACCATTTTGGGTGGTGCTATCTGGGAGTTTCAGGATCAGGGCATCTGGAACCGGCGCAACTCGGAGCATCCCATCCTGGCCTTTGGTGGCGGGTTTGGCGAGTTTCCGAACGATCATTATTTTATTCACAAAGGCGTAGTAGCGTCCGATCGATCGCCTAAGCCTCATTATCCTGAAATGAAACACGTGTTTCAATGGATAAGCGCAAGTGCCGAAGATTTGAATAAGGGAATGATCAGGGTACGTAACAAATATCAATTTATCAACTTAAGCGGTTTTAAAGCAAGTTACACCATTACTAAAAATGGCGAGGTTGAAACCTCTGGTAACCTGGATGTGAGTACTATTGCACCACGCTCATCTAAACTGGTACAAATTCCTTACAAAAGCTTTGCCTTTAAACCGGGCAATGTTTATCATGTGCGGATAGTCTTTACATTAAATCATGATGAACTTTGGGCAAAAAAGGGATACGAAATAGCATCTGATCAGTTTGAAATACCGGCCGCTGCGGTAAGTGCTGTGCCAATAATAGCTACTAACGAGCCTGTGAAACTGCAAGATGCCGGTTCGGTAATTACCGTGAACGGTAATGCATTCAGTGCTGTATTTAGCAAGCAGAGCGGTACTTTAAAATCTTTAATAAACCATGGGGCTGATATGCTGCAAAGCAACGGTGGCCCTATGCTGCACTTGTGGCGTGCCCCGCACCAGCGTGATGATATTTACGCAGATGACCAGTGGGAAAAGTTTGGTATTAAACAACTGTCATGGTCGGCCAGTGGTGTTAACGCCCGCCAGGTATCACCATCGCTGGTTGATGTATCGGCTACTTTAACGGGGACCGGTAAAAATAATTTTCAGGTAAAGCACCAGGTGGTTTATCATATTTACGGCAACGGCATTATAAAGGTAGATAACCAGGTTAACGCCAACGATGCCAACATCACCATTGCACGCATGGGTGTACGCTTGTTTGTGAACGATGATTACCAACAGTTTAGTTACTTTGGTCGTGGCCCGATGGAAAACTATGCCGACCGCAAAATTGGCTCTGATATTGGTGTTTACAGCAGTTCGGTAGCTGAGCAGTTAACACCGTACGAAAAGCCGATGGAATGTGGTAACCACGAGGATGTACGTTGGGCCTGGCTAAGAGGCAACGGTGGCCGCGGCCTTAAAGTTACTGCTACAACCTCATTGTTACAAGTAGCTGCATTGCCTTACAGTGACGAGCAGCTGGCACCGGTTGAATACCGGATAGATTTGCCTAAAAGCACTGCTACTGTGCTTACTATTGGCTATAAAACATTGGGTGTAGGATCTAACTCATGCGGGCCAACACCATTGCCGCAGTACACGGTTACTACCAAGCCGGCCTCGTTTACTTACACATTAAATTTAACCCATTAATTTTTTGTTAATGACTTCAGTTTCTTTTTTTCGTTTGCAGCAGCTTTTATTTGCCGGTGCTTTTTTGTTTCTTTTCTTTATTCAAGGCGTAGTTGTAGCTCAGCAAAAAGCATACAATATAGCCGATTACGGAGCAGTAGGCGATGGCAAAACCAACAACGCCGTTGCTTTGCAAAAGGCCATTGATGCGGCATCTAATGCAGGCGGGGGCAGAGTAGTAGTGCCATCAGGCGCAACTTACCTCACGGGGCCGTTTAACCTTAAATCGAATATTGAATTTGAGGTACAGGTGAACGCCCGTGTGCTGGCCAGTCCGGACGAAAAGTTGTACACCCAAAGTGCGTTTAAAGACAACAAGGGCGAAGGCTCGATTTGGATAGGCGGCCAAAACCTGAACAATGTAACCCTATGCGGTGCCGGTACCTTAGATGGCAACGGTATTTCTTTTATGGGTGCCGAGCTCGAAGATTCGTACGTGCTTAAACCCTTTAACGTGGTAGACCCTCGTCCGCATTTGTTAACGATAATGGGTGGCAAAAACATCCGTATCCGCGATTTAAACATCAAAAACTCGGCTTACTGGACAGTACACCTGATTGGTTGCGATGATGTAGCCATTGACAATATAACACTCCTTAACAGCCTCAAGGTGCGTAACAGCGACGGTATTGATGTTGACCATAGTAAAAACGTGCGCATCAGCAATTGTTATATCGAATCGGGTGATGATTGTATATGTTTAAAAAACCGTCGTGAGTACGAAGAATTTGGCGCCTGCGAAAATATTGTGGTCAGCAATTGTACCATGAGCTCGCGCTCATGCGCCATTAAAATCGGGTCCGAAAATATGGATCGTATCAGCCGGGTGCTTATCAATAACTGTATCATTACTAAGAGTAACCGCGGTATAGGCATCCAGAACCGCGATGAGGGTACGGTAAGCGATGTGATATTTTCAAATATTTTGATTGACTCGCACCTGTTTTCGGACGTATGGTGGGGTAAGGCAGAGCCTATTTATGTAACTGCCTACCGCCGCGCCAATGGCAATAACAAGGATGCAGGCTGGCGTTTCCCCAAAGGCCAAACCGAAGGCCGCATAGGCAAAGTAAGCAACATCACATTCAGCAATATCAAAGCTACCAGCGAAAATGGGGTATATGTAGGCGGCGAAACGCCCGGCATGGTATCCAACATCATGTTTGACCAGGTAGACCTCAACATTACCAAAACCACTAACATTCCGGGCGGTGTGTACGACCGCAGGCCAAGCAAGGTAGAAGGTTTAATTAAAGCCAAAATAGCCGGCTTTTATTTAGACGAATCAGAAAATATCACTATCCGCAACAGCTCACTAACCTGGGGCGCCAACCGGCCCGATTAT harbors:
- a CDS encoding glycoside hydrolase family 2 TIM barrel-domain containing protein, producing MNKLCILFLLYTSLTAKASAGNIEPDSLGKAPVPKEIQDPECLGINKEPAHATLMPYASLKEALKANRHASSFARSLNGKWKFNWVSWPQSRPEDFYKPDYDVSKWKDIEVPSNWQIKGYGTPFYRNIGYTFQKDFPRVMSAPPKTYTAYTDRNPVGSYRRNFTVPANWKGGRLFITFDGVDAGFFLWINGQKVGYSVNSRNAAEFDITKYVKAGENTIAAEVYQYTTGSYLEDQDMWRLSGIFRNVTLWRAPEQHIRDYFIKTDLDKNYKNGVAQITAKVIRYAGVATGKQKLTATIYQGDKMVATALVAVSPLAPGKEAAVKLSIPITNPAKWTAETPNLYTVVLKLNGAIGETELLSQQTGFRKIEIKGRVFMVNGVPIKLKGVNRHENWPEDGHAITEAQMIKDIEVIKQGNCNHVRTCHYSDDPRWYELCDQYGLYLVAEANVECHGLRDRFNEEPTMKGAIVDRNVANVQSFKNHPSVIIWSLGNECGSGGSNFRYALQAINKIDGTRPTHYEGFGVGANNPASIDSKMYSPILPYENPTPKQKLLSSVELTATDKSLTKPFYLCEFAHAMFNSMGSLKEYADLFDKYPTILGGAIWEFQDQGIWNRRNSEHPILAFGGGFGEFPNDHYFIHKGVVASDRSPKPHYPEMKHVFQWISASAEDLNKGMIRVRNKYQFINLSGFKASYTITKNGEVETSGNLDVSTIAPRSSKLVQIPYKSFAFKPGNVYHVRIVFTLNHDELWAKKGYEIASDQFEIPAAAVSAVPIIATNEPVKLQDAGSVITVNGNAFSAVFSKQSGTLKSLINHGADMLQSNGGPMLHLWRAPHQRDDIYADDQWEKFGIKQLSWSASGVNARQVSPSLVDVSATLTGTGKNNFQVKHQVVYHIYGNGIIKVDNQVNANDANITIARMGVRLFVNDDYQQFSYFGRGPMENYADRKIGSDIGVYSSSVAEQLTPYEKPMECGNHEDVRWAWLRGNGGRGLKVTATTSLLQVAALPYSDEQLAPVEYRIDLPKSTATVLTIGYKTLGVGSNSCGPTPLPQYTVTTKPASFTYTLNLTH
- a CDS encoding glycosyl hydrolase family 28 protein, which encodes MTSVSFFRLQQLLFAGAFLFLFFIQGVVVAQQKAYNIADYGAVGDGKTNNAVALQKAIDAASNAGGGRVVVPSGATYLTGPFNLKSNIEFEVQVNARVLASPDEKLYTQSAFKDNKGEGSIWIGGQNLNNVTLCGAGTLDGNGISFMGAELEDSYVLKPFNVVDPRPHLLTIMGGKNIRIRDLNIKNSAYWTVHLIGCDDVAIDNITLLNSLKVRNSDGIDVDHSKNVRISNCYIESGDDCICLKNRREYEEFGACENIVVSNCTMSSRSCAIKIGSENMDRISRVLINNCIITKSNRGIGIQNRDEGTVSDVIFSNILIDSHLFSDVWWGKAEPIYVTAYRRANGNNKDAGWRFPKGQTEGRIGKVSNITFSNIKATSENGVYVGGETPGMVSNIMFDQVDLNITKTTNIPGGVYDRRPSKVEGLIKAKIAGFYLDESENITIRNSSLTWGANRPDYYGGAIQKEKAKQVVVKQLDERFEK